A genomic stretch from Harpia harpyja isolate bHarHar1 chromosome 20, bHarHar1 primary haplotype, whole genome shotgun sequence includes:
- the NKX2-5 gene encoding homeobox protein Nkx-2.5: protein MFPSPVTTTPFSVKDILNLEQHQSGLASMELSSLSSPSCMLATFKQETYSAEPPALPELREELPEAHPAKTATAFPGSYYVKSYVEMDSGKDAKVDKKELCSLHKSLEQEKRDLEDPERPRQRKRRKPRVLFSQAQVYELERRFKQQKYLSAPERDHLANVLKLTSTQVKIWFQNRRYKCKRQRQDQTLEMVGIPPPRRIAVPVLVRDGKPCLGESSPYSSPYNVSINPYSYNAYPAYTNYNSPACNANYNCNYPSVQTMQPSAAGNNFMNFSVGDLNSVQTPIPQGNAGISTLHGIRAW, encoded by the exons ATGTTTCCTAGCCCTGTGACAACGACACCCTTCTCGGTCAAGGATATCTTGAACCTGGAACAGCATCAGAGCGGTCTGGCATCCATGGAGCTCTCCTCGCTGTCCTCCCCCTCCTGCATGCTGGCCACCTTCAAGCAGGAGACGTACAGCGCCgagcccccggccctgcccgaGCTGCGGGAGGAACTGCCCGAGGCGCACCCGGCCAAAACCGCCACCGCCTTCCCCGGCTCCTACTATGTCAAAAGCTACGTGGAAATGGACTCGGGCAAGGACGCCAAGGTGGACAAGAAAG AACTGTGTTCCCTGCACAAgagcctggagcaggagaaaagggACCTGGAAGATCCCGAGCGCCCCagacagaggaaaaggaggaaacctCGCGTCCTCTTTTCTCAAGCCCAAGTCTACGAACTGGAGAGAAGGTTCAAGCAGCAGAAATACCTCTCAGCTCCCGAGAGAGACCATCTAGCGAACGTCCTAAAGCTCACCTCCACCCAGGTGAAAATTTGGTTCCAGAATCGAAGGTATAAATGCAAAAGGCAGAGACAGGATCAGACCCTCGAAATGGTGGGCATCCCTCCCCCCCGGCGGATAGCGGTGCCGGTGCTGGTGCGCGATGGGAAGCCCTGCCTGGGGGAGTCTTCTCCCTACAGTTCGCCCTACAATGTCAGCATTAACCCCTATAGCTACAACGCCTACCCCGCGTACACCAACTACAACAGCCCCGCCTGCAACGCCAACTACAACTGCAACTACCCGTCCGTGCAGACCATGCAGCCCTCGGCGGCCGGCAACAACTTCATGAACTTCAGCGTAGGGGACTTGAATTCGGTGCAGACGCCCATCCCGCAGGGGAACGCGGGGATCTCCACGTTGCACGGGATCCGAGCCTGGTAG